In Candidatus Falkowbacteria bacterium, a genomic segment contains:
- the raiA gene encoding ribosome-associated translation inhibitor RaiA: MKPQIRATNLEITPAIQSYIEKKMEMVEKFLGKTKVINCDFEIELTTKHHNKGEIFRAEVNLTIPGEVLWADCTADDLYKAIDKVKDHISDLIKKHKDKRLAKRRITTKKAS; the protein is encoded by the coding sequence ATGAAGCCACAAATTAGAGCTACTAACTTAGAAATAACTCCAGCAATTCAATCGTATATTGAGAAAAAGATGGAAATGGTTGAGAAGTTTTTAGGAAAAACAAAAGTAATTAATTGCGATTTTGAGATTGAACTAACAACTAAACATCATAATAAAGGTGAGATTTTTCGAGCAGAAGTTAATTTAACAATTCCTGGAGAAGTTTTGTGGGCCGATTGCACTGCAGACGACTTATACAAGGCTATAGATAAAGTAAAGGATCACATTAGCGATTTAATTAAGAAGCATAAGGACAAAAGGTTAGCTAAACGCAGAATTACAACCAAAAAGGCGTCTTAA
- the rseP gene encoding RIP metalloprotease RseP, with amino-acid sequence MLVTIISFILILSVLVFVHELGHFLAARRFGAKADEFGLGFPPRIVGWYKSSSGKWKTVFGNTEVTDAIDTVYTINSIPLGGFVKIKGEDGEGKSDSSSFANKPIWQRSIILSAGVVMNVILAAIIISFNLLIGAVQPIEGVPLDGAIVRDRHIAVNSVTGDSPAAKAGVQPGDRIISVDNNEISSTDFLQNYVGEKTGQVVTYTFARDTETITKEITPVTIKETSRGGIGITISENAFVRFPWHLAIYEGVKTTGFYLWLIITGFVDLLTKLVTGGGVSADIAGPVGIAVLTGQVAEMGFQYLLQFAALLSLNLAVINILPFPALDGGRILFLIIEKIKGRPAKQETEALIHNIGFMLLIGLIILVTFKDIKNLFN; translated from the coding sequence ATGTTAGTAACTATTATTTCATTCATTCTAATTTTAAGTGTTCTAGTCTTTGTTCATGAGCTAGGACATTTTTTGGCAGCCAGAAGATTTGGGGCCAAAGCTGATGAATTTGGTCTTGGCTTCCCACCACGAATAGTTGGCTGGTATAAAAGCTCTTCTGGTAAATGGAAGACTGTTTTTGGGAATACTGAAGTAACTGACGCCATAGACACGGTATACACTATAAATAGTATCCCTTTGGGTGGTTTTGTAAAAATTAAAGGTGAAGACGGAGAAGGCAAATCTGATAGTAGCAGTTTTGCAAATAAGCCAATTTGGCAACGTAGTATTATATTATCCGCCGGAGTCGTTATGAATGTCATATTAGCAGCCATTATTATCTCATTTAACCTACTAATCGGTGCAGTTCAGCCAATTGAAGGTGTGCCACTTGACGGTGCGATTGTTAGGGACAGACATATTGCAGTTAATTCAGTTACAGGTGACTCACCAGCTGCAAAAGCCGGAGTACAACCAGGTGATAGAATTATTTCCGTAGATAATAATGAAATTAGTAGCACAGATTTCCTTCAAAATTATGTTGGTGAAAAGACTGGCCAAGTTGTAACTTATACCTTTGCTAGAGATACAGAAACTATTACCAAAGAAATTACTCCTGTTACCATAAAAGAAACCAGCCGAGGAGGTATAGGTATTACTATTTCAGAAAATGCTTTTGTTCGTTTTCCTTGGCATTTAGCTATTTATGAAGGAGTAAAAACCACAGGATTTTATCTTTGGTTAATTATCACAGGCTTCGTTGACCTTCTAACAAAATTAGTAACTGGTGGGGGAGTAAGCGCTGATATTGCAGGACCGGTTGGCATAGCTGTTCTTACCGGACAAGTTGCTGAGATGGGATTCCAGTATTTATTACAATTTGCCGCCTTGCTATCATTAAATTTGGCAGTTATAAATATTTTACCTTTTCCTGCTCTAGATGGTGGTCGAATTTTATTCTTAATTATAGAAAAAATAAAAGGACGACCGGCAAAACAAGAAACCGAAGCTTTGATTCACAATATTGGTTTTATGTTATTAATAGGTCTGATTATTTTAGTGACCTTTAAGGATATCAAAAATTTATTTAATTAA